Proteins found in one Clostridia bacterium genomic segment:
- a CDS encoding 2-hydroxyacyl-CoA dehydratase, protein MVRQQLADLYKEAEAAKARGEKIGWSASIFPQEICETLGITVVFPENHSAGVAARHQAEPYLNRAEGEQEYNNDLCSYAKINLAYIETRDLPEHNMPMPDFLLCANNICNQVTKWYENIGDKYGVPVYMLDMVYNHQPFVTPTRMKYIRAQMDDIIASLEELTGKKFDQDRFREVMEISSENKDLWMKANELLSNTPAPLNGFELFNYMSAMVCCRGKRSTTEIMKQLISEIEEHIKNGTSTYPVEEKYRIFWEGIACWPHVSHNLKVMKRLGMNIVATAYVRSWALDYIPGDLDSLARAYSFTSSNNVPIETLVERRSRDLIKFKCDGMVYHLNRSCKVMDMQQAELQRRVTEKTGVPYVSFDGDQSDFRNYSEAQFETRMEAFTEVMDQFKAMKNEK, encoded by the coding sequence ATGGTGCGTCAGCAGCTTGCCGACCTTTATAAAGAGGCCGAAGCCGCAAAAGCGCGCGGCGAAAAGATAGGCTGGTCGGCTTCGATATTCCCGCAGGAGATCTGCGAAACGCTCGGCATAACAGTCGTGTTCCCGGAGAACCATTCGGCGGGTGTTGCGGCGCGTCATCAGGCGGAGCCGTATCTTAACCGCGCTGAGGGAGAGCAGGAGTACAACAACGACTTATGCTCCTATGCGAAGATAAATCTTGCGTATATCGAGACGAGAGACCTGCCCGAGCATAATATGCCGATGCCCGATTTTCTGTTGTGTGCGAACAACATCTGCAATCAGGTAACGAAGTGGTACGAAAACATAGGAGATAAGTACGGCGTGCCGGTGTATATGCTCGATATGGTATATAACCATCAGCCATTCGTGACGCCCACGCGCATGAAATATATACGCGCTCAGATGGACGATATAATAGCCTCGCTCGAGGAGCTTACCGGCAAAAAGTTCGACCAGGATCGCTTCCGCGAGGTAATGGAAATATCGAGCGAGAACAAGGACTTATGGATGAAGGCCAACGAGCTTCTTTCAAACACCCCTGCTCCGCTTAACGGTTTTGAGCTTTTCAACTATATGTCCGCCATGGTATGCTGCCGCGGCAAGCGCTCTACTACCGAGATAATGAAGCAGCTCATCTCGGAGATCGAGGAGCATATAAAAAACGGCACCTCAACGTATCCGGTGGAAGAGAAGTACCGCATATTCTGGGAGGGCATCGCGTGCTGGCCGCACGTTTCGCATAATCTTAAAGTGATGAAGCGGCTCGGCATGAACATCGTCGCAACGGCTTACGTGCGCTCGTGGGCGCTCGACTATATCCCCGGCGACCTTGACAGCCTTGCGCGTGCGTATTCGTTTACGTCGAGCAATAACGTTCCGATAGAGACGCTCGTCGAACGGCGCAGCCGCGATCTTATTAAGTTCAAGTGCGACGGAATGGTCTATCATTTGAACAGAAGCTGCAAGGTAATGGATATGCAGCAGGCCGAGCTCCAGCGCAGAGTAACTGAGAAGACCGGCGTGCCCTACGTTTCGTTCGACGGCGATCAGTCCGACTTCAGAAATTACTCTGAGGCGCAGTTTGAAACGCGCATGGAAGCGTTCACGGAAGTAATGGACCAATTTAAGGCCATGAAGAACGAAAAATAA
- a CDS encoding 2-hydroxyacyl-CoA dehydratase produces MSEQQVKKPKRPMSKSLIMVRQQLADLYTEAGEAKARGEKIGWAASIFPQEICETLGLVVLYPENHSAGIAARHQADPFLQRAEGELEYNNDICSYAKINLSYIDTRNLEANNMPLPDFMLIANNICNQVTKWYENIGKRYNVPVYMLDMSFNHQNFVTDSRLKYIRAQMDDIIASLEKLTGKKFDQDRFREVMEISAENKDLWIKANELMANSPAPLNGFELFNYMSAMVCCRGKRSTTEIMKQLISEIEEHIAKGDSTYPGEQKYRIFWEGIACWPHFSHNFKTMKRLGMNIVATAYVRAWALDYVPGDLDSLIKAYTFTPSNNTPVETLVERRSRDLIKFNCDGMIYHLNRSCKVMAMQQSEIQRRLTEKTGVPYVSFDGDQSDFRNYSEAQFETRMEAFTEIMDQHKAIREAKKG; encoded by the coding sequence ATGAGTGAACAGCAGGTAAAAAAGCCGAAGAGGCCCATGTCAAAATCGCTTATCATGGTGCGCCAGCAGCTGGCCGACCTTTATACGGAAGCGGGAGAGGCAAAAGCACGCGGTGAAAAGATCGGTTGGGCCGCATCTATATTCCCGCAGGAGATCTGCGAGACGCTTGGTCTCGTGGTGCTCTATCCCGAGAACCATTCGGCAGGCATTGCGGCGCGTCATCAGGCGGACCCGTTCCTTCAGCGCGCCGAGGGCGAGCTTGAGTACAACAACGACATATGCTCTTACGCAAAGATAAACCTGTCGTATATCGACACGAGAAATCTTGAAGCGAACAATATGCCGCTGCCGGACTTCATGCTTATTGCGAACAACATTTGCAACCAGGTAACAAAGTGGTACGAAAATATCGGCAAGAGATACAACGTTCCCGTATATATGCTCGATATGTCGTTCAATCATCAGAACTTCGTTACTGATTCGCGCCTTAAATATATTCGCGCTCAGATGGACGATATAATCGCGTCGCTCGAGAAGCTTACGGGCAAAAAGTTCGACCAGGACCGCTTCCGCGAGGTAATGGAGATATCGGCGGAGAACAAGGACCTTTGGATAAAGGCGAACGAGCTTATGGCAAACAGCCCCGCTCCGCTTAACGGCTTTGAGCTTTTCAATTATATGTCGGCAATGGTATGCTGCCGAGGCAAGCGCTCCACTACCGAGATAATGAAGCAGCTCATCTCCGAAATAGAGGAGCATATAGCGAAGGGCGATTCCACGTATCCCGGAGAGCAGAAGTACCGCATCTTCTGGGAGGGCATCGCGTGCTGGCCGCATTTCTCGCATAACTTCAAGACGATGAAGCGGCTCGGCATGAACATCGTAGCGACGGCTTATGTGCGCGCGTGGGCGCTCGACTACGTTCCCGGCGACCTTGACAGCCTTATAAAGGCGTACACCTTCACGCCGTCGAACAACACGCCGGTAGAAACGCTCGTTGAACGGCGCAGCCGCGACCTTATCAAGTTCAACTGCGACGGCATGATCTATCATTTGAACAGAAGCTGCAAGGTAATGGCTATGCAGCAGTCCGAGATACAGCGCAGACTTACAGAGAAGACGGGCGTACCCTACGTTTCGTTCGACGGCGACCAGTCCGACTTCAGAAATTACTCCGAGGCGCAGTTCGAGACGCGTATGGAGGCGTTTACCGAGATAATGGATCAGCATAAGGCAATAAGAGAAGCAAAGAAAGGCTGA
- a CDS encoding trimeric intracellular cation channel family protein: MIFFLEIIGTIAFAISGALVGIQKKMDVFGVTILAMATAVGGGIIRDVILGVTPPTAFRAPVYALTAFGVGVAVFTLEALRLFRRMPKSYETVLLWMDSIGLGIFTVSGMQVAYSADLKANAFLIVSVGVITGVGGGILRDVLAKDIPFIFVKHFYATASLIGAVVCVVLWRFLGEVPAMFIGAVVIVILRIIAAHYRWKLPRIR, encoded by the coding sequence ATGATATTCTTCCTTGAGATCATCGGCACCATAGCCTTCGCCATATCGGGCGCCTTGGTGGGCATACAGAAGAAAATGGACGTCTTCGGCGTAACTATCCTCGCAATGGCTACGGCCGTAGGCGGCGGGATAATACGCGACGTTATATTGGGCGTCACGCCGCCGACGGCGTTTCGGGCTCCCGTCTACGCGCTTACGGCGTTCGGCGTGGGCGTCGCCGTCTTCACGCTTGAGGCGCTGCGCCTGTTTAGGCGTATGCCGAAAAGCTATGAGACGGTGCTCTTGTGGATGGATTCGATAGGACTGGGAATATTTACTGTCAGCGGTATGCAGGTCGCGTATTCGGCAGATCTTAAAGCGAATGCGTTTCTTATCGTATCGGTAGGAGTCATAACGGGAGTGGGCGGCGGCATTTTAAGAGACGTGCTGGCAAAGGATATACCGTTCATCTTCGTAAAGCACTTCTACGCGACTGCGTCTTTGATAGGCGCCGTCGTATGCGTGGTGTTGTGGCGCTTTTTAGGCGAGGTGCCGGCCATGTTCATCGGAGCGGTGGTCATCGTGATCCTTCGCATCATAGCCGCGCATTATCGCTGGAAGCTTCCGAGGATAAGATAG
- a CDS encoding 2-hydroxyglutaryl-CoA dehydratase, translated as MITLGIDIGSTTSKAVLLEDGEKILAKKIIPLGTGTSGAQTVFDTVLEMAGITTDEIDYALSTGYGRYSFEFAKRQISEVSCHAKGIRFLVPTARTIIDIGGQDAKALSLAPNGALMNFVMNDKCAAGTGRFLDVMARVLDVKVEDMGDISELSTKEITINNTCTVFAESEVISRLSSKEKIEDIIAGIHASVAKRVSGQALRVGVIDDVVMSGGVARNKGIVRAMEKEIGHKITVPEDCQLAGALGAALFAWDELLKEKKAKESK; from the coding sequence ATGATAACACTCGGCATTGACATAGGTTCGACCACTTCTAAGGCCGTTCTTTTGGAGGACGGGGAAAAGATCCTCGCAAAAAAGATAATCCCGCTCGGCACCGGTACAAGCGGCGCTCAGACGGTATTCGATACGGTGCTTGAAATGGCAGGCATCACGACCGACGAGATAGATTATGCGCTTTCCACAGGCTACGGGCGCTACAGCTTTGAGTTTGCAAAGCGTCAGATAAGCGAAGTATCGTGCCATGCGAAGGGCATACGCTTTCTCGTGCCCACGGCGCGCACTATAATAGATATAGGCGGACAGGACGCGAAGGCGCTGTCGCTTGCGCCGAACGGCGCGCTTATGAACTTCGTTATGAACGACAAATGCGCGGCGGGCACGGGCAGATTCTTGGACGTTATGGCGCGCGTGCTCGACGTAAAGGTCGAGGATATGGGCGACATATCCGAGCTTTCTACGAAGGAGATAACGATAAACAATACATGCACCGTATTTGCGGAATCCGAAGTAATATCCAGGCTTTCTTCAAAAGAAAAGATCGAGGATATAATAGCGGGCATACATGCTTCGGTAGCAAAGAGAGTAAGCGGTCAGGCTTTACGCGTAGGCGTTATAGACGACGTTGTTATGAGCGGCGGCGTTGCAAGAAATAAGGGCATTGTACGCGCAATGGAAAAAGAGATCGGCCATAAGATCACCGTTCCCGAGGATTGTCAGCTTGCGGGAGCGCTGGGAGCGGCGCTTTTTGCATGGGATGAGCTTTTAAAGGAGAAAAAAGCAAAAGAGAGCAAATAA